The following are encoded together in the Mycolicibacterium arabiense genome:
- a CDS encoding HNH endonuclease, which produces MADAPLDPLLLGQRVVAILETGQRTATYKLALLMALIEHCIENLPERPDDRLTVPIPELAHRVLSIYWRQVRAFEGRDLVQVRGSTGRITEAAKTLRAAAGAANSGLSLEVAMLRAPDAYEQAIEKITVALAKQPLPRLQKLPGAPTSDPFLYDDSLLGEGVTRSRLRAHGDSIVLNAGIAHGLARLAGLLKPALETMWVDDVRRMNRFLDEQVPDVAGHLFGRERIALAAVRGPLKDAFGNDCFYCGATLPPDNPIDHVLPWSLVGIDGLANLVSSCARCNGDKGGALPAVDLVDRSLARNPDVLEQIASDLTWPTQRERVVAAARGLYRGQPSGVPTWAGFKQSKRLDIAFPPSWL; this is translated from the coding sequence GTGGCCGACGCTCCGCTCGATCCGTTGCTCCTCGGGCAACGCGTCGTCGCCATCCTCGAGACCGGTCAGCGCACCGCCACCTACAAGCTGGCACTGCTCATGGCGCTCATCGAACACTGCATCGAGAACCTGCCCGAGCGGCCGGACGACCGGTTGACGGTTCCGATCCCCGAACTCGCGCATCGGGTGTTGTCTATCTACTGGCGGCAGGTACGCGCGTTCGAAGGCCGCGATCTGGTGCAGGTGAGGGGTAGCACCGGACGCATCACGGAGGCCGCCAAGACACTGCGGGCAGCCGCGGGCGCCGCCAACAGCGGTCTGTCGCTGGAGGTCGCGATGCTTCGCGCACCTGACGCCTACGAGCAGGCGATCGAGAAGATCACCGTCGCCCTCGCCAAGCAGCCGCTGCCCCGGCTGCAAAAGCTGCCGGGCGCACCGACGAGCGATCCGTTCCTCTACGACGATTCACTTCTCGGCGAGGGCGTGACGAGGTCACGGCTGCGCGCGCACGGAGACTCGATCGTTCTGAACGCCGGTATCGCCCACGGATTGGCCCGTTTGGCAGGACTGTTGAAACCGGCCTTGGAGACTATGTGGGTCGATGACGTCCGCCGAATGAACCGGTTCCTCGACGAACAGGTACCCGATGTCGCCGGCCACCTCTTCGGCCGGGAGAGGATCGCGCTGGCTGCCGTCCGGGGACCGCTCAAGGATGCCTTCGGCAATGACTGCTTCTACTGTGGCGCAACGCTTCCGCCCGACAACCCGATCGACCACGTCCTCCCGTGGTCACTGGTCGGGATCGACGGGTTAGCCAACCTGGTGTCGTCGTGCGCGAGGTGCAACGGGGACAAGGGTGGTGCACTGCCCGCCGTTGATCTCGTCGACCGCAGCTTGGCCAGGAACCCCGACGTCCTCGAGCAGATCGCCTCCGACCTGACGTGGCCGACACAGCGAGAACGCGTTGTCGCCGCCGCCCGTGGCCTGTACCGCGGGCAGCCGAGCGGGGTGCCGACGTGGGCAGGCTTCAAGCAGAGCAAGCGTTTGGACATCGCCTTTCCACCGTCGTGGCTGTAG
- a CDS encoding NYN domain-containing protein — MTEPAHTRVAVYLDFDNIVISRYDQVNGRSSFQRDKQKGLDEDKLQRATVDVGAIIDFASSFGTLVLTRAYADWSADVNAGYRGQLVGRAVDLVQLFPAAAYGKNGADIRLAVDAVEDMFRLPDLTHVVIVAGDSDYIALAQRCKRLGRYVVGIGVAGSSSRSLAAACDEFLIYDALPGVPVFEPPEAPAAEEEESEPAPKKRAPRRRATRPQTIDDDPEPPDPQIAATALLTRALQIGLEKDDADWLHNSAVKAQMKRMDPSFSEKSLGFKSFSDFLRSRTEVVELDESSTTRLVRLK, encoded by the coding sequence ATGACGGAACCTGCTCACACCCGCGTCGCGGTCTATCTCGACTTCGACAACATCGTGATCTCGCGGTATGACCAGGTCAACGGACGCAGCTCGTTCCAGCGCGACAAGCAGAAGGGCCTCGACGAGGACAAGCTGCAGCGCGCCACGGTCGACGTCGGCGCCATCATCGACTTCGCGTCATCGTTCGGCACGCTGGTGCTGACCCGGGCCTACGCCGACTGGTCCGCGGACGTCAACGCCGGATACCGCGGCCAGTTGGTCGGCCGCGCCGTCGACTTGGTACAGCTCTTCCCCGCCGCCGCGTACGGCAAGAACGGCGCCGACATCCGGCTCGCCGTCGACGCCGTCGAGGACATGTTCCGGCTGCCCGACCTCACCCACGTCGTGATCGTCGCCGGCGACTCCGACTACATCGCCCTGGCCCAGCGGTGCAAGCGGCTCGGCCGCTACGTCGTGGGCATCGGCGTGGCCGGTTCGTCGAGCCGGTCGCTCGCCGCCGCGTGCGACGAGTTCCTCATCTACGACGCGCTGCCCGGCGTGCCGGTGTTCGAACCGCCGGAGGCGCCCGCGGCCGAGGAGGAAGAGTCGGAACCCGCCCCGAAGAAGCGCGCGCCGCGCCGTCGGGCCACCCGGCCGCAGACCATCGACGACGATCCGGAACCGCCGGACCCCCAGATCGCCGCCACCGCGCTGCTCACCCGCGCCTTGCAGATCGGCCTGGAGAAGGACGACGCCGACTGGTTGCACAACTCCGCGGTCAAGGCCCAGATGAAGCGCATGGACCCGTCATTCAGCGAGAAGTCGCTGGGTTTCAAGTCGTTCAGCGACTTCCTGCGCTCGCGTACCGAGGTGGTCGAGCTGGACGAGAGTTCGACGACGCGGTTGGTGCGGCTGAAGTAG
- a CDS encoding DUF732 domain-containing protein encodes MRAVAAALAFSAALFTAAPAAAEEPDDSFLGTIDVIGIPITDPAVAIGTARAACQSLDDGAEVPAAVDTVAADTGISPDDAAYFVGVSIGAYCPHHEGLLS; translated from the coding sequence ATGAGAGCAGTCGCAGCAGCGTTGGCTTTTTCGGCAGCACTGTTCACCGCCGCGCCGGCGGCTGCCGAGGAACCCGACGACTCGTTCCTCGGCACGATAGACGTCATCGGCATTCCGATCACCGATCCGGCCGTAGCGATCGGCACGGCGCGCGCGGCGTGCCAGTCCCTCGATGACGGTGCCGAAGTACCCGCTGCCGTCGACACCGTCGCCGCCGACACCGGCATATCGCCCGACGACGCCGCCTACTTCGTCGGCGTCTCGATCGGGGCGTACTGCCCGCACCATGAGGGCCTTTTGAGCTGA
- a CDS encoding very short patch repair endonuclease, producing the protein MAESWASSPEARARMQSNKSRDTKPELALRSAVHSLGLRYRVDARPLQALRRRADLVFPRAKVAVFLDGCFWHGCPVHHTVAAANASFWAEKVSTNRARDSDTDAKLAEAGWVSVRVWEHEDPVEAAERVRAVVHERRA; encoded by the coding sequence ATGGCCGAGTCGTGGGCGTCCTCACCGGAGGCGCGGGCGCGGATGCAGTCGAACAAGAGCCGGGACACCAAGCCGGAGTTGGCCCTGCGGTCGGCGGTGCATTCGCTGGGGCTGCGCTACCGGGTGGATGCGCGTCCGTTGCAGGCGCTGCGGCGCCGGGCGGACCTCGTCTTCCCCCGGGCCAAGGTGGCGGTGTTCCTGGACGGTTGCTTCTGGCACGGCTGCCCGGTGCACCACACCGTGGCGGCGGCAAACGCGTCGTTCTGGGCGGAGAAGGTGTCGACGAACCGGGCGCGGGACTCCGACACCGACGCGAAGCTGGCCGAGGCCGGCTGGGTCAGCGTGCGGGTGTGGGAGCACGAAGACCCGGTCGAGGCGGCCGAACGGGTGCGGGCCGTGGTGCACGAACGGCGGGCGTGA
- a CDS encoding DNA cytosine methyltransferase: protein MLEPALKRRRPQAGSGLERFRTRNGAFERVLTHSDGATSTSLLARAPIPNGPATADDAERAWLRSTATPPQSSARDSVRVVDLFAGCGGLSIGLAEAARALDRPFEPLLAVDLDAIATRTYAANFPTAAALCHDVAALLPGRIGTRLAPAERLLAKQYPDVDVLVGGPPCQGHSDFNNRTRHSDDKNELYQTMVRAAEVLAPQHILIENVPGALNDRRAVVQRTADALDHLGYQVDMGIVDLSHLGVPQTRRRLVMLASLTRSVTTAEVVDRHRRDTRTVGWAIQDLETQSGATLVDAPARSAPATRQRIDYLFEHGQFDLPDSQRPACHAGGGHSYKSIYGRLAWDRPAQTVTTGFYSMCMGRNVHPSQRRTLTAHEAARLQYIPDWFSFDGVTHRTALARMIGNAVPSRLSYAVALEWLR from the coding sequence ATGCTCGAACCAGCCCTGAAGCGACGTCGGCCGCAAGCCGGCTCCGGGTTGGAGCGATTCCGCACCCGCAACGGCGCGTTCGAGCGGGTGCTCACCCACAGTGACGGCGCCACATCCACCAGCCTGCTGGCCCGAGCGCCGATCCCGAACGGACCCGCGACCGCCGACGACGCCGAGCGTGCCTGGCTGCGCAGCACCGCCACCCCACCCCAGTCCTCGGCCCGTGACTCGGTCCGCGTCGTCGATCTCTTCGCGGGCTGCGGTGGACTCTCCATCGGCCTCGCCGAGGCCGCCCGCGCGCTCGACCGACCCTTCGAGCCGCTGCTCGCCGTCGACCTCGACGCGATCGCGACCCGCACGTACGCCGCCAACTTCCCCACCGCCGCAGCGCTCTGCCACGACGTCGCTGCCCTCCTGCCCGGCCGCATCGGTACCCGACTTGCCCCAGCCGAGCGGCTCCTGGCCAAGCAGTACCCGGACGTCGACGTCCTCGTCGGCGGCCCACCGTGCCAGGGACACAGCGACTTCAACAACCGCACCCGCCACAGTGACGACAAGAACGAGCTGTACCAGACCATGGTTCGCGCCGCCGAAGTGCTTGCACCACAGCACATCCTGATTGAGAACGTTCCCGGCGCCCTCAACGACAGGCGCGCAGTGGTTCAGCGCACCGCCGATGCACTCGACCACCTCGGCTATCAAGTCGACATGGGCATCGTCGACCTCAGCCACCTCGGCGTGCCACAGACCCGCCGCCGCCTCGTCATGCTGGCCAGCCTCACCCGTTCCGTCACAACGGCCGAGGTAGTCGACCGGCACCGCCGCGACACCCGCACCGTCGGCTGGGCCATCCAGGACCTCGAGACCCAGTCGGGCGCCACCCTTGTCGACGCCCCCGCCCGGTCCGCCCCGGCCACCCGGCAACGCATCGACTACCTCTTCGAGCACGGCCAGTTCGACCTGCCCGACAGCCAACGTCCCGCCTGTCATGCGGGCGGCGGGCACAGCTACAAGTCCATCTACGGCCGCCTCGCGTGGGACCGGCCCGCGCAGACCGTCACCACCGGCTTCTACAGCATGTGCATGGGCCGCAACGTCCATCCGAGCCAGCGCCGCACGCTCACCGCCCACGAGGCCGCCCGTCTGCAGTACATCCCCGACTGGTTCAGCTTCGACGGCGTCACGCACCGCACCGCGCTGGCCCGCATGATCGGCAACGCCGTGCCGTCACGACTCTCGTATGCCGTTGCCCTGGAATGGCTTCGGTGA
- a CDS encoding DNA cytosine methyltransferase yields MASVTLTVAGLFAGIGGLELGMAAGGHHATLMVENNPAAMHVLRRRFPDVKLEADVRDVHRLPKGTDVLVAGFPCQDLSSVGRKTGITGARSSLVGEALRLADTSDVPWLVLENVPFLMSLNQGAALRLVTETLTGLGYRWAYRVVDTNAFGLPQRRNRWYLVASRDGDPRDVLLVDEIAKPAPIDTYPDVACGFYWTEGMRSFGWAIDAVPPIKCGSSVGVASPPAIRLPDGHYVTPDIRDTERLQGFPADWTAPAEEVARSGERWRMVGNSVSVPVAAWIGGRLDAPGDYDSTNDAPWRGTKWPRKAAWADRDGIVHAADVGPWPVARDRQPLKGFLNYPGKPLSARAATGFLSRTGKGALRFPAGFIDELRSYAATAS; encoded by the coding sequence ATGGCTTCGGTGACACTCACGGTCGCAGGTCTGTTCGCCGGCATCGGTGGCCTGGAACTGGGCATGGCTGCTGGGGGCCACCACGCCACGCTGATGGTCGAGAACAACCCTGCGGCGATGCACGTGCTGCGCCGCCGCTTCCCCGACGTCAAGCTCGAGGCCGACGTCCGCGACGTCCACCGACTCCCCAAGGGCACCGACGTCCTCGTCGCAGGCTTTCCGTGCCAAGACCTCAGCAGCGTCGGCCGGAAGACCGGAATCACCGGTGCACGAAGCAGTCTCGTCGGGGAGGCGCTGCGGCTGGCAGACACCTCGGACGTGCCGTGGCTGGTGCTGGAGAACGTGCCGTTCCTGATGTCGCTGAACCAGGGTGCGGCGCTGCGGCTGGTCACCGAAACGCTCACGGGCCTCGGCTACCGGTGGGCCTACCGCGTCGTCGACACCAACGCGTTCGGGTTGCCCCAGCGGCGCAACCGCTGGTATCTGGTGGCCAGCCGGGACGGCGATCCCCGCGACGTGCTGCTCGTCGACGAGATCGCCAAGCCCGCACCCATCGACACCTACCCCGACGTCGCGTGCGGCTTCTACTGGACCGAGGGCATGCGGTCGTTCGGCTGGGCGATCGACGCCGTTCCGCCGATCAAGTGTGGCTCGTCGGTGGGCGTCGCCTCTCCGCCTGCCATCCGGCTACCGGACGGCCACTACGTCACGCCGGACATCCGGGATACCGAACGGCTGCAGGGTTTTCCAGCCGACTGGACCGCGCCGGCCGAGGAGGTCGCCCGGTCCGGTGAGCGGTGGCGGATGGTGGGCAACTCGGTTAGCGTGCCGGTCGCGGCCTGGATCGGCGGGCGGCTCGACGCACCCGGCGACTACGACTCGACCAACGACGCACCGTGGCGGGGGACGAAGTGGCCGCGCAAGGCGGCATGGGCAGATCGCGACGGCATCGTTCATGCGGCCGACGTCGGCCCCTGGCCCGTCGCCCGAGATCGACAACCGCTCAAGGGTTTTCTGAACTACCCCGGGAAGCCACTGTCCGCTCGCGCGGCAACCGGCTTCCTCAGCCGTACTGGCAAGGGCGCCTTGCGGTTCCCGGCGGGCTTCATCGACGAACTGAGGAGCTACGCCGCGACGGCGAGCTAG
- a CDS encoding glycosyltransferase, producing MTALSYGRDSSGIVVTQGRSAPLRFGVLASHTPTMCGVANFSGALCDALQATGASVEVVRVADGQHSVAARVVAELTGGSTDSIAECAAVLNQCDVAIIHHDVGVYGGDEGSDLVAVMRLLEVPTIVVAHAVPRHPSHQQRTVFEEVLHRADRIVVVSDAVGDRLRAHYDVWRGRVKTIPHGVTLAPTVSAKRSGRPTLLTWGLLRPGKGIERVIDAMATLREVRGQPKYVIAGKTHPRTLATDGESYRTALSDQVERAGLGTSVGFEPDYRGPGTLAALVQSCAAVVLPYDATDQVTSGVLVQAVASGRPVVATAFPHAIDVLGSGAGILVAHDDTEGLTAALRSVLTDPRLSGAMAAEGRRLAPSMAWSVVAEEYATLATKLVREKRTHA from the coding sequence TTGACTGCCTTGTCCTACGGCCGGGATTCGTCCGGCATCGTTGTGACGCAGGGGCGTTCCGCGCCCCTGCGCTTCGGCGTGCTCGCCTCGCACACCCCCACCATGTGCGGTGTGGCGAACTTCAGCGGAGCACTCTGTGACGCGCTGCAGGCTACCGGCGCCTCCGTCGAGGTCGTCCGCGTCGCCGACGGCCAGCACTCGGTGGCTGCGCGCGTCGTCGCCGAACTGACCGGCGGGTCGACCGACTCCATCGCCGAGTGCGCCGCCGTTCTGAACCAGTGCGACGTCGCAATCATCCATCACGATGTCGGCGTCTACGGCGGCGACGAAGGTTCCGACCTCGTCGCCGTGATGCGCCTGCTCGAGGTGCCCACGATCGTGGTTGCCCACGCCGTTCCACGACACCCGTCGCACCAGCAGCGGACCGTCTTCGAAGAGGTCCTGCACCGGGCCGACCGCATCGTGGTCGTCTCGGATGCCGTCGGCGACCGGCTGCGCGCCCACTACGACGTATGGCGCGGCAGGGTGAAGACAATCCCGCACGGCGTGACGCTGGCGCCCACCGTCTCGGCTAAGCGCTCCGGCCGGCCGACGCTGTTGACCTGGGGCCTCCTGCGCCCCGGCAAGGGCATCGAGCGCGTCATCGACGCGATGGCCACGCTGCGCGAGGTGCGCGGCCAGCCGAAGTACGTCATCGCCGGCAAGACGCACCCCCGAACCCTCGCCACCGACGGCGAGTCCTACCGCACGGCGCTCTCCGATCAGGTGGAGCGCGCGGGTCTCGGTACGTCCGTGGGATTCGAACCGGACTACCGCGGCCCCGGCACGCTCGCTGCTCTCGTGCAGTCCTGCGCTGCCGTGGTGCTGCCATACGATGCGACCGACCAGGTGACGTCCGGAGTGCTGGTGCAAGCCGTCGCCAGCGGCCGACCCGTGGTCGCGACGGCGTTCCCACACGCGATCGATGTACTCGGCTCCGGCGCGGGCATCCTGGTGGCGCACGACGACACCGAAGGTCTCACCGCGGCCCTGCGCAGCGTCCTCACCGACCCACGGCTCTCCGGCGCGATGGCCGCCGAGGGACGACGGCTCGCGCCGTCGATGGCCTGGTCGGTCGTCGCCGAGGAGTACGCCACGTTGGCGACCAAGCTGGTCCGCGAGAAGCGCACGCACGCCTAG
- a CDS encoding DUF6307 family protein, whose amino-acid sequence MTTSELVRTPYDRRVQLVQDTITSRSKLTDDAAKELAVHVLHALDSIPERMR is encoded by the coding sequence ATGACCACGTCCGAACTCGTCCGCACGCCTTATGACCGCCGCGTCCAACTGGTGCAGGACACCATCACGAGCCGCTCCAAGCTCACGGACGACGCTGCGAAGGAACTGGCCGTGCACGTCCTGCACGCGCTGGACTCGATCCCCGAGCGGATGCGCTAA
- a CDS encoding aldehyde dehydrogenase family protein, with amino-acid sequence MSSYPEFETMPIGRTWRAGAAGKTRETTDPYSGATLAEIPQANEADLDEAYHVAVAAQRDWAEAPPLERANVMRAAADVMSRRKDEITNWLVRETGGTLAKAELEWSLVRSVMWEAASMPHHVEGRIMPSDIPGKESRVYREPVGVVAVISPWNFPMQLSNRSVAPALAVGNAVVLKPAGDTPVTGGLLLARIFKEAGLPPGLLSVVVGSGSDIGDAIVQHPVPRVVSFTGSTPVGKGIAEKAGLKRLALELGGNGPLVVLDDADLDLAVRAAVFGSFFHQGQICMIANRIIVDASVHDEFTGRFVERVRSLQVGDPSDPATHLGPVINSSQLEGIQDKLARARDAGAEQLIGGDPFGPTGLCLPPHVLTATNDVATAREEVFGPVMTVISADGDEDALRIANDTEYGLSSAVFSRDVERAVRFGRRIEAGMTHVNDSPVNDDSNTAFGGEKGSGVGRFGGQWAIDEFTTDHWVSVQHTPRDYAI; translated from the coding sequence GTGAGCAGCTACCCGGAATTCGAGACGATGCCGATCGGCAGGACGTGGCGGGCCGGCGCTGCGGGCAAGACTCGCGAGACCACCGACCCTTACAGCGGGGCCACACTGGCGGAGATACCGCAGGCCAACGAGGCCGACCTCGACGAGGCCTATCACGTTGCCGTTGCTGCGCAACGCGATTGGGCGGAGGCGCCGCCATTGGAGCGCGCCAACGTCATGCGTGCCGCCGCCGACGTCATGAGTCGGCGCAAGGACGAGATCACGAACTGGCTCGTTCGCGAAACCGGCGGCACTCTCGCGAAGGCCGAACTCGAGTGGAGCCTGGTGCGCTCGGTGATGTGGGAGGCGGCGTCGATGCCACACCACGTCGAGGGCCGCATCATGCCGTCCGACATCCCTGGCAAGGAGAGCCGCGTCTACCGCGAGCCCGTCGGCGTCGTCGCCGTAATCTCGCCGTGGAACTTCCCGATGCAGCTGTCGAACCGGTCCGTCGCTCCCGCCCTCGCGGTCGGCAACGCCGTCGTTCTCAAGCCGGCTGGGGACACCCCCGTCACCGGCGGCTTGCTGCTGGCCCGCATCTTCAAGGAGGCGGGCCTGCCGCCCGGCCTGCTCTCGGTGGTGGTGGGCTCCGGTTCCGACATCGGCGACGCAATCGTGCAGCATCCCGTGCCCCGGGTCGTGTCGTTCACGGGTTCGACACCGGTCGGCAAGGGCATCGCGGAGAAGGCCGGACTGAAGCGCCTGGCACTGGAACTCGGAGGCAATGGGCCGCTCGTAGTGCTCGACGACGCCGACCTGGACCTCGCGGTGAGGGCCGCGGTGTTCGGCTCGTTCTTCCACCAGGGCCAGATCTGCATGATCGCCAACCGGATCATCGTCGACGCCAGCGTGCACGACGAATTCACCGGCCGATTCGTCGAACGGGTGAGGTCCCTGCAGGTGGGCGACCCCAGCGATCCGGCGACACACCTGGGGCCGGTCATCAACTCTTCGCAGCTCGAGGGCATCCAGGACAAGCTTGCGCGGGCGCGGGACGCCGGGGCGGAACAGCTCATCGGCGGTGATCCCTTCGGTCCGACCGGGCTGTGCCTGCCGCCGCACGTCCTGACCGCCACGAACGACGTCGCGACGGCTCGCGAAGAGGTATTCGGACCCGTGATGACCGTGATCTCCGCCGACGGCGACGAGGACGCGTTGCGGATTGCCAACGACACCGAGTACGGCTTGTCGTCGGCGGTGTTCAGCCGGGACGTCGAGCGCGCAGTTCGCTTCGGCCGCCGCATCGAGGCGGGGATGACCCACGTCAACGATTCGCCGGTGAATGACGACTCGAACACGGCGTTTGGCGGCGAGAAGGGTTCTGGCGTCGGACGTTTCGGTGGCCAATGGGCCATCGACGAGTTCACCACCGACCACTGGGTATCGGTCCAGCACACGCCGCGGGACTACGCGATCTGA
- a CDS encoding cyclopropane mycolic acid synthase family methyltransferase: MTSSSETKDSAQTPHKAESAWLSKSASQTRGSDKKEVQFHYDISNEFFKLWQDPNQVYSCAYFEKDDYTLEQAQMAKIDLSLGKLGLEPGMTLLDIGCGWGATINRAVEKYDVNVIGLTLSENQKRHIEEHWLANYKGNRTMDVRLQPWEDFDGKVDRIVSIGAFEHFGFNKYDDYFKKTYDWLPDDGVQMLHTIIIPEDEEIKAKGLPLTMSRVRFIKFIMDYIYPGGRLPLASMVREHAVKAGYTVTREQHLQPHYVKTLDTWANNLKANKDEAIAITDEEIYERFVKYLEGCADLFREGYTDVAQFTLEKA, from the coding sequence ATGACCTCTTCGAGTGAAACCAAGGATTCGGCACAGACACCGCACAAGGCGGAGTCAGCCTGGTTGTCCAAGTCCGCGAGCCAAACGCGCGGGTCGGACAAGAAGGAAGTCCAGTTCCACTACGACATCTCCAACGAGTTCTTCAAGCTCTGGCAGGACCCGAACCAGGTCTACAGCTGCGCCTACTTCGAGAAGGACGACTACACCCTCGAGCAGGCGCAGATGGCGAAGATCGACCTCTCGCTGGGCAAGCTGGGCCTCGAGCCCGGCATGACGCTGCTGGACATCGGCTGCGGCTGGGGGGCCACGATCAACCGCGCCGTCGAGAAGTACGACGTCAACGTCATCGGACTGACCCTGTCGGAGAACCAGAAGCGCCACATCGAGGAGCACTGGCTCGCCAATTACAAGGGCAACCGGACCATGGACGTCAGGCTGCAGCCGTGGGAGGACTTCGACGGCAAGGTCGACAGGATCGTGTCGATCGGCGCGTTCGAGCACTTCGGCTTCAACAAGTACGACGACTACTTCAAGAAGACCTATGACTGGCTGCCCGACGACGGCGTGCAGATGCTGCACACGATCATCATCCCGGAGGATGAGGAGATCAAGGCCAAGGGTCTGCCGCTGACGATGTCGCGGGTGCGCTTCATCAAGTTCATCATGGATTACATCTACCCCGGCGGCCGCTTGCCGCTGGCGTCGATGGTCAGGGAGCACGCGGTCAAGGCCGGTTACACGGTCACCCGCGAGCAGCACCTGCAGCCGCACTACGTCAAGACCCTCGACACCTGGGCGAACAACCTCAAGGCCAACAAGGACGAGGCCATCGCGATCACCGACGAGGAGATCTACGAGCGGTTCGTCAAGTACCTCGAGGGCTGCGCGGATCTGTTCCGCGAGGGCTACACCGACGTCGCACAGTTCACGCTCGAGAAGGCGTAA
- a CDS encoding cyclopropane mycolic acid synthase family methyltransferase, protein MVESTVKPPQSRKEMEPHFEEVQAHYDLSDDFFGLFQDPSRTYSCAYFERDDMSLEEAQMAKIDLALGKLNLEPGMTLLDIGCGWGSVMQRAIEKYDVNVIGLTLSKNQCKFAQELLDGIDSERSRRVLLMGWEQFDEPVDRIISLEAIEAFPQERYAPFFQFCSSVLPSDGRMLIQAILGHPLKRWPEMGIPIVMTDLRFMRFIAKEIFPGGSVPCDEDIISLSADAGFSLEEKQLLDEHYVKTLDIWAEALEAHHDEAVAATSQEVYERYMKYLTGCSDFFKRGISELGQFTLVKR, encoded by the coding sequence ATGGTTGAAAGCACGGTGAAGCCACCGCAGTCACGCAAGGAGATGGAGCCGCACTTCGAAGAGGTGCAAGCTCACTACGACCTCTCCGATGACTTCTTCGGGCTGTTCCAGGATCCCTCGCGGACCTACAGCTGCGCGTACTTCGAACGCGACGACATGTCACTCGAAGAAGCGCAGATGGCCAAGATCGATCTGGCGCTGGGCAAGCTGAACCTCGAGCCGGGCATGACGCTGCTCGACATCGGGTGCGGCTGGGGTTCGGTCATGCAGCGTGCCATCGAGAAGTACGACGTCAACGTGATCGGCCTGACGTTGAGCAAGAACCAGTGCAAGTTCGCGCAGGAACTCCTGGATGGCATCGACAGCGAGCGTTCCCGGCGGGTGCTGCTGATGGGCTGGGAGCAGTTCGACGAGCCCGTCGACCGCATCATCAGCCTGGAGGCGATCGAGGCGTTCCCGCAGGAGCGCTACGCCCCGTTCTTTCAGTTCTGCAGCAGTGTCCTGCCGTCCGACGGCCGCATGCTCATCCAGGCGATCCTCGGCCATCCCCTGAAGCGTTGGCCAGAGATGGGCATCCCGATCGTGATGACCGACCTGCGGTTCATGCGGTTCATCGCCAAGGAGATCTTCCCCGGCGGGTCGGTGCCGTGCGACGAGGACATCATCTCGCTGTCGGCCGACGCGGGCTTCTCGCTGGAGGAGAAGCAGCTGCTCGACGAGCACTACGTGAAGACGCTCGACATCTGGGCCGAGGCACTGGAGGCCCACCACGACGAAGCGGTTGCCGCGACGTCGCAGGAGGTCTACGAGCGGTACATGAAGTACCTGACCGGGTGCAGCGACTTCTTCAAGCGTGGAATCAGCGAGTTGGGGCAGTTCACGCTGGTCAAGCGGTAG